One genomic window of Numida meleagris isolate 19003 breed g44 Domestic line chromosome 1, NumMel1.0, whole genome shotgun sequence includes the following:
- the CNMD gene encoding leukocyte cell-derived chemotaxin 1, translating to MAEGSEKVPIARAGPEDVEQGLPPAYMAAVPPPGPGRLLKAGATVLIAGALLLLAGAIGAFYFWKATERQVYNVHYTMSINGKVQDGSMEIDAGNNLETFKTGSGSEEAVEVHDFQIGITGIRFAGGEKCYIKAQPKARVPEVDAMTKASLSSELEDEIMPVRFDENSLIWVAADEPIKHNGFLSQKILELCGDLPIFWLRPTYPKDKQRERREMKRNKRQSESNFDAEDIAAAAEEVNTRSTPTQLTRELGPESNETRPMQQESDQTLNPDNPYNQLEGEGMAFDPMLDHLGVCCIECRRSYTQCQRICEPLLGYYPWPYNYQGCRTACRIIMPCSWWVARIMGVV from the exons ATGGCCGAGGGCTCGGAGAAGGTACCCATCGCCCGAGCGGGGCCCGAAGACGTGGAGCAGGGCCTGCCGCCT GCGTACATGGCAGCGGTGCCCCCTCCAGGGCCAGGGCGGCTGCTGAAGGCAGGGGCCACGGTGCTCATCGCTGGggcccttctgctgctggctggggccATTGGTGCCTTCTACTTCTGGAAAGCCACCGAGCGGCAG GTGTACAATGTTCACTATACCATGAGCATTAATGGAAAAGTGCAAGACGGATCGATGGAAATAGATGCCGGAAACAACTTAGAGACATTCAAAACAGGAAGTGGGAGTGAAGAAGCTGTTGAAGTTCATGATTTTCAGATT GGCATCACTGGCATCCGATTTGCTGGAGGAGAAAAGTGTTACATCAAGGCCCAGCCCAAAGCTCGCGTGCCCGAGGTGGATGCCATGACCAAGGCCAGCCTCTCCTCTGAACTG GAAGATGAAATCATGCCTGTTAGATTTGACGAAAACTCTCTTATCTGGGTGGCTGCAGATGAGCCCATCAAGCACAACGGTTTCCTAAGCCAGAAAATTTTAGAGCTTTGTGGGGACCTTCCAATTTTCTGGCTTCGACCTACATATCCCAAAG ATAAGCAAcgagaaaggagagaaatgaagagaaataaacGCCAGTCCGAGTCAAACTTTGATGCAGAAGACatagcagctgctgctgaggaagtGAACACCAGGTCCACACCCACCCAGCTGACTCGAGAGCTCGGCCCCGAGTCAAATGAAACCAGGCCAATGCAGCAGGAAAGCGATCAAACACTTAACCCAGACAACCCATACAAT CAACTGGAAGGCGAAGGGATGGCTTTTGACCCCATGCTGGATCACCTAGGCGTGTGCTGCATCGAGTGCAGGAGAAGCTACACGCAGTGCCAGAGGATCTGCGAGCCTCTGCTGGGCTACTACCCGTGGCCATACAACTACCAGGGCTGCCGCACCGCCTGCCGCATCATCATGCCCTGCAGCTGGTGGGTCGCTCGCATCATGGGCGTTGTGTGA